Genomic window (Prosthecobacter fusiformis):
GCAGACGCCGATGGGTTTGCCGAGATCCCAGAACAGGGTGGAACGGCCAAAGGAGGTTACGAATGGCTGCTGAATTACTTTTGGCTGATCAAGCTGAAGAAGGCGTTTCGCTTGGGAATGCCGAAATCGTATGAAACCCGCAAAGAATCCCTGACGCAGGTGCGAGGACGGATGGATCCAATCGATTGCCATTTGAATCAGTCGAGGGCTCGCTTTGCCTGTACCTACCGCGAGCACAGCTATAATAATCCAGCAACTCAGCTCATAGCCCGCACTCTTGAGGATCTGGATGCACGCTCAGGTCTTCACGGCCTGCATTCTCTCAAGCAGACTTTCCAGACGGCCACAGGAGGTCGTCGTCATCCTCTGCAAACACTGCTTGCAGCACCTCCCATCCGAAACCCTTACTATGCCGATTACAATCCGGTCATGGACCTGGCCAAGCGCATCTTGAAAGGTGATCTGGCCGATGTAGGTCACAACAATCAGACCAGCGCTCTCCTGTTTGATGTCTCGATGCTGTTTGAGTATTTCATACGAAAGCTGCTTCGCAAAGCGGGCATGCAGTTGCATGACAAAGCGACAAGCAAGTGGTCCATTTCCCCAGGCATTCCTCACGCCCGCCGAGCGCTGATCCCGGACCTCGTTTTTGAGCATAAGGGCCGAACTTTTGTGTTTGATGTCAAATACAAGAACTTTCATTTCGACGGGAGAAGCCCCGGTGTGAATCGAGAAGATCTCTTCCAACTGCACACCTACGTCGGACAGGCCACGAACCATTTTGATGTCGGGGGCTGCGGTTTGATTTACCCGGTGAGGGAATCGCAATGGCATCGCCAAAACCTCGCTACTACCGGAGGTATTCTCACCAGCACAATCAGGCAAGGAGGTCGGGACATTCCTTTGCACGTCGCCTTCGTCATGGTGCCCGAGCGTGGGGATGTTCCAGAATCTGAATGGGGACAGGTGTTTCAGAGGCGCTTTCAGACGAGCATTGATACCTTTTTGGATTGTTTTTGTAGCAATATTTTCGGGGCATTCCACATCGGCCAGAGAGGCGTGTGGGGGTAAAGCAGCCAAGCTGCATGT
Coding sequences:
- a CDS encoding McrC family protein → MIKSLSQILSDGTLVDNTHHQAVLGVFQSGWRQEKVEIRQGRTANNPAAVWPLLQSAANLQIDPANIVLRSPQADYEHNTDDPLIALSGFDPLNFSLTTGNLIGSIKSGGHTLRISSRFGDEFLRYIIADADGFAEIPEQGGTAKGGYEWLLNYFWLIKLKKAFRLGMPKSYETRKESLTQVRGRMDPIDCHLNQSRARFACTYREHSYNNPATQLIARTLEDLDARSGLHGLHSLKQTFQTATGGRRHPLQTLLAAPPIRNPYYADYNPVMDLAKRILKGDLADVGHNNQTSALLFDVSMLFEYFIRKLLRKAGMQLHDKATSKWSISPGIPHARRALIPDLVFEHKGRTFVFDVKYKNFHFDGRSPGVNREDLFQLHTYVGQATNHFDVGGCGLIYPVRESQWHRQNLATTGGILTSTIRQGGRDIPLHVAFVMVPERGDVPESEWGQVFQRRFQTSIDTFLDCFCSNIFGAFHIGQRGVWG